The genome window ACTGGCAGCGATGAATTTCCCGGCCGATAAACTGCCGGCGCTGAGCCATGCGATCGAAGCGCATAGCTTTTCCGCCGCAATTACACCGACCACGATAGAAGCACGCATAGTGCAGGATGCCGACCGGCTGGATGCCCTCGGCGCAGTGGGACTGGCACGCCTGTTTTATATCGCCGGGCGCATGGGTAGTGCATTGGCCCATCCGGACGATGCTGCCGGTGAGGCGCGCGAGCTGGATGACAAGCGTTACGCACTGGACCACATCGAAGTCAAACTCGCGACCCTGCCCGCCAGCATGCAAACCGAAGCCGGCCGCCGGCTGGGCGAACAAAGGCTGCAATGGTTATACGACTTCCGCAGCACCTTCCTGCAGGAATGGAATCCTTAGGCCACGAGCCAGGCTGCGCACCACTTTGACGCCCAGCCGCCGGGCCGCAGGCGGCGGCCGCTGCCTGCAATAGTGCATGTGCAAGTCCCATCTTTGCGCAAAAATCCGGTAAGCCACGATTCCGGCGACTGAAATCCACACTCCTGCACCAAGACTTCAAACGCACGCCCCATTCGAGGGCGAAAATGTTTCCCCTGCACCAATATCAGATAGGCAATCATCCAAATGGTGCGTGCGCTGTTCCGCATCTATTTCGACTCCCCGGCAAAGCCAGCCAAATAGCCTCCTTCCGGATTTTCAGCGATTGGCATGCATTCTGCTAAAGCAAGCAGGCGGTCCCGTACTCACATTTACTCTTCCTTTCACTGAAGGAGCACTTCATGTCACGTCGCAACATCCTGAAAGCAACCGCACTTGGCGCGTTTACACTTGCAACTTCTTCCTGGCTTCCTTCCGCATTCGCCGCCGACACCATCAAGGTCGGCATCCTGCACTCCCTCTCCGGCACCATGGCAATCTCTGAAACTTCGTTGAAAGACGTGGCTTTGATGACGATTGATGAAATCAATGCCAACGGTGGTGTGATGGGTAAA of Janthinobacterium sp. Marseille contains these proteins:
- a CDS encoding HD domain-containing protein — encoded protein: MAAVTAKFLAHMNHPSASWQTRFIQLATEAAGDDGAHDINHLHRVWQTAETLLADHPEADALVVQAACYLHDLVNLPKNDPQRHLASRQAAELACRELAAMNFPADKLPALSHAIEAHSFSAAITPTTIEARIVQDADRLDALGAVGLARLFYIAGRMGSALAHPDDAAGEARELDDKRYALDHIEVKLATLPASMQTEAGRRLGEQRLQWLYDFRSTFLQEWNP